A genomic stretch from Anaerococcus mediterraneensis includes:
- the tilS gene encoding tRNA lysidine(34) synthetase TilS yields MKTIEDRIFKTIKVQDLIARGDTIIIGASGGPDSQFLIYILNKFKEEMGFDIVLAHLNHLHRKEAINDENLVIETAKKLGLPYFIERKSMDDYAKKLKISSEDAGRKLRYDFFASLAKDYKNPKIGVAHNKDDQAETVLMRIIRGTGLDGLRAMDYKNNNIIRPILDIKKSQIIDYLEGEKIPYALDKTNFETDYTRNKIRLDIIPQIEKINPNFIDSLVSLSLIAKDDLSILDKNVEETYKKLAKIKKNKVYLIKEDFDNIDDALAKRIIRRAIYDIKGHIKNFSKENIDTFLSIKDLDNGKFIVKDDLVLRKSYDYYILELASDEKKIEKVYELGEDSTINFDGIMIKSSIIDSRTYKKDKNTGYFDYDLLKFPLRVRTRRPGDHFVPLSRTSEKKVKDFFIDQKIDRKKRDQIPIILSDDQIIWLAGLRISDSFKVTERSKKILKIEVYDEN; encoded by the coding sequence ATGAAAACAATTGAAGATAGGATATTTAAAACTATAAAAGTCCAGGACCTTATAGCTAGAGGAGATACTATTATCATTGGAGCTAGCGGGGGTCCTGATAGTCAGTTTTTAATCTACATCCTAAATAAATTTAAAGAAGAGATGGGCTTTGATATAGTTTTGGCCCATCTTAATCATCTCCACAGAAAAGAAGCTATAAATGACGAGAACCTAGTTATAGAAACTGCAAAAAAATTGGGGCTTCCTTATTTTATAGAAAGAAAATCTATGGATGATTATGCCAAAAAATTAAAAATCTCATCAGAAGATGCAGGTAGAAAATTAAGGTATGATTTTTTTGCAAGCCTTGCCAAGGATTATAAAAATCCCAAAATAGGAGTTGCCCACAACAAGGACGACCAGGCAGAAACAGTCCTCATGAGGATCATAAGAGGGACAGGCCTAGATGGTCTTAGGGCTATGGATTATAAAAATAATAATATAATTAGGCCAATTCTTGATATAAAAAAATCCCAAATAATTGACTACCTAGAGGGAGAAAAAATCCCCTATGCTCTTGATAAAACAAATTTTGAAACCGACTATACTAGAAATAAAATAAGGCTGGATATAATCCCGCAAATCGAAAAAATAAATCCAAATTTTATAGATAGCCTTGTAAGTCTTTCCCTAATAGCAAAAGATGACTTATCGATCCTAGATAAAAATGTAGAAGAGACTTATAAAAAGCTTGCAAAAATAAAGAAAAATAAAGTTTACCTAATAAAAGAAGATTTTGACAATATAGATGATGCTTTGGCAAAAAGGATCATAAGAAGGGCCATCTACGATATAAAAGGTCATATAAAAAATTTCTCTAAAGAAAACATAGATACTTTTTTATCTATAAAAGATTTGGATAATGGCAAGTTTATAGTAAAAGATGACTTGGTATTAAGAAAATCTTATGATTACTATATATTAGAACTGGCAAGTGATGAGAAAAAAATAGAAAAAGTCTACGAACTAGGTGAAGACTCTACTATCAATTTTGATGGAATAATGATAAAATCAAGTATAATTGATAGTAGGACCTATAAAAAAGATAAGAATACAGGATATTTTGATTATGATTTATTAAAATTCCCCCTAAGGGTCAGGACAAGGAGACCCGGGGATCATTTTGTGCCTTTATCTAGAACTAGTGAAAAAAAGGTCAAAGATTTTTTTATAGATCAAAAAATAGATAGGAAAAAACGAGATCAGATCCCTATTATCCTATCAGATGATCAAATAATCTGGCTAGCAGGTCTTAGGATAAGTGATTCTTTCAAGGTTACAGAAAGAAGCAAAAAAATACTTAAAATTGAGGTTTATGATGAAAATTGA
- a CDS encoding septum formation initiator family protein, whose amino-acid sequence MARNNRQARRDSYLRNRGAKNKRFLLGAFFVLVLAIIGFLILNSMMDRDRAQIDKDIVSGRKKLEEVTKEIEELKEDYEMRNTDEFKEKMAKEKLGMVKKGQEENQVVKPPDGNQANPAENQTNDQNQNTDSQGTETNEQAPVNQDQNQEVKTNENN is encoded by the coding sequence ATGGCTAGAAACAACAGACAGGCTAGGAGAGACTCCTATCTAAGAAATAGGGGTGCAAAAAATAAAAGATTTTTACTAGGAGCCTTTTTTGTCTTAGTCCTGGCAATAATTGGCTTTCTTATCCTAAATTCTATGATGGATAGGGATAGGGCGCAGATAGATAAGGATATAGTATCTGGCAGGAAAAAGCTTGAGGAAGTCACAAAAGAAATCGAAGAGCTCAAAGAAGACTACGAGATGAGAAACACTGATGAGTTTAAGGAAAAAATGGCCAAAGAAAAACTTGGTATGGTCAAAAAAGGCCAAGAAGAAAACCAAGTGGTAAAACCTCCTGATGGCAACCAGGCAAACCCTGCGGAAAACCAAACAAATGACCAAAATCAAAACACAGACAGTCAAGGCACAGAAACAAATGAACAAGCACCTGTAAATCAAGACCAAAACCAAGAAGTAAAGACAAATGAAAACAATTGA